A genomic segment from Dermatobacter hominis encodes:
- a CDS encoding N-acyl homoserine lactonase family protein, which produces MAGAGVRRIVPLTFGWEHIPLSISMQGGADDVRLREPVPGILLELDGGWMLLDTGFNTPVLLDEKLRRRLVHMGIEDELVGDHGDSIERAFEHVGIDPDDVAVVALSHLHYDHSGGIRWWAERAPMHVQRRELAHSLALDAPEPEALFRMDFDDHRIDWRLADGDVELAPGVTAVATYGHTVGHQSFVVDLADGGGFVFAFDAADLQVQLDDEIAPGSVATGDVEEAVEAIRRLKSIAAEKGYRVIPGHDPDVWPAFTSELGVQGPGASDPTRFLPAIDGAPVAVASTAHAGHAHR; this is translated from the coding sequence ATGGCCGGAGCCGGAGTGCGCAGGATCGTCCCCCTCACGTTCGGTTGGGAGCACATCCCGCTCAGCATCTCCATGCAGGGCGGCGCCGACGACGTACGGCTGCGCGAGCCGGTCCCGGGGATCCTCCTCGAGCTCGACGGCGGCTGGATGCTGCTCGACACGGGGTTCAACACGCCGGTGCTGCTCGACGAGAAGCTGCGCCGTCGCCTCGTCCACATGGGCATCGAGGACGAGCTCGTCGGCGACCACGGCGACTCGATCGAGCGGGCGTTCGAGCACGTCGGCATCGACCCCGACGACGTCGCCGTCGTGGCCCTGAGCCACCTCCACTACGACCACTCGGGTGGCATCCGCTGGTGGGCGGAGCGGGCGCCGATGCACGTGCAACGCCGCGAGCTCGCACACTCGCTCGCCCTCGACGCGCCCGAGCCCGAGGCGCTGTTCCGGATGGACTTCGACGACCACCGCATCGACTGGCGCCTCGCCGACGGCGATGTCGAGCTGGCGCCCGGCGTCACCGCCGTCGCGACGTACGGCCACACCGTCGGGCACCAGAGCTTCGTCGTCGACCTCGCCGACGGCGGTGGGTTCGTCTTCGCCTTCGACGCCGCCGACCTGCAGGTCCAGCTCGACGACGAGATCGCGCCGGGGTCGGTCGCGACCGGCGACGTCGAGGAGGCGGTCGAGGCGATCCGTCGCCTCAAGTCGATCGCCGCAGAGAAGGGCTACCGGGTCATCCCGGGCCACGACCCCGACGTGTGGCCGGCGTTCACCAGCGAGCTCGGCGTGCAGGGGCCGGGCGCATCGGACCCGACCCGGTTCCTCCCGGCGATCGACGGCGCGCCCGTCGCGGTCGCGAGCACCGCGCACGCCGGGCACGCCCATCGCTGA
- a CDS encoding winged helix DNA-binding domain-containing protein, which produces MRAIDDAERRRRLAVRQALSPAHRATDPVAATRRVVALHGTDPATIFMSARARAAGMEVADLEGALYRDRHLVRVMAMRRTIWIVPDDLVGAAIGGPGRRVAERERARLIKDVESHELRKDGARWIRQARRQVLDVLADGRSLSMDEIRAEAPALRGAIRQGVGKRWEAEAPIGPRVLTWLWAGGDVVRSTNDGSWRASRPRWASTDAWLPVAPNAVDAPDAWTELVRRYLAAFGPATETDVVWWLGANKGIVRAALADLGAEEVALAGGATGLVLPGDEGATVEVDPWGALLPGLDPTTMGWKERAWYLGPHAPELVDNAGNAGPTIWWDGRIVGGWHQSEDGAIGMVLLEDVGHDAVVALEAHAGELESWLGGDRVMLRFPSPLFQRSVGRPPSR; this is translated from the coding sequence GTGAGGGCCATCGACGACGCGGAGCGACGGCGGCGGCTCGCCGTCCGCCAGGCGCTCTCCCCCGCCCACCGCGCCACCGACCCGGTCGCCGCGACCCGGCGCGTCGTGGCGCTGCACGGCACCGACCCCGCGACGATCTTCATGTCGGCACGCGCCCGCGCCGCCGGCATGGAGGTCGCGGACCTGGAGGGGGCGCTGTACCGCGACCGTCACCTGGTCCGGGTGATGGCGATGCGCCGGACGATCTGGATCGTCCCCGACGACCTCGTGGGCGCGGCGATCGGCGGCCCCGGTCGGCGCGTCGCCGAGCGCGAGCGCGCCCGGTTGATCAAGGACGTCGAGTCCCACGAGCTGCGCAAGGACGGTGCCCGTTGGATCCGCCAGGCCCGGCGCCAGGTCCTGGACGTGCTGGCCGACGGTCGGTCGCTGTCGATGGACGAGATCCGGGCCGAGGCGCCTGCGCTCCGCGGCGCCATCCGCCAGGGCGTCGGCAAGCGCTGGGAGGCCGAGGCCCCGATCGGCCCGCGGGTGCTCACCTGGCTGTGGGCCGGCGGCGACGTCGTCCGGTCGACCAACGACGGGTCGTGGAGGGCGTCGCGGCCCCGGTGGGCGTCGACCGACGCCTGGCTGCCCGTGGCGCCGAACGCCGTCGACGCACCCGACGCGTGGACCGAGCTGGTCCGTCGGTACCTCGCGGCCTTCGGGCCGGCGACCGAGACCGACGTGGTGTGGTGGCTCGGCGCGAACAAGGGGATCGTGCGGGCCGCGCTCGCCGACCTCGGCGCCGAGGAGGTCGCGCTCGCCGGCGGCGCGACGGGCCTCGTCCTCCCGGGCGACGAGGGCGCCACCGTCGAGGTCGACCCGTGGGGTGCGCTCCTGCCGGGGCTCGACCCGACGACGATGGGCTGGAAGGAGCGCGCCTGGTACCTCGGCCCGCACGCGCCCGAGCTCGTCGACAACGCGGGCAACGCCGGACCGACCATCTGGTGGGACGGCCGGATCGTCGGCGGCTGGCACCAGTCCGAGGACGGCGCGATCGGCATGGTGCTCCTCGAGGACGTGGGCCACGACGCGGTCGTCGCCCTCGAGGCGCACGCGGGCGAGCTCGAGTCATGGCTCGGCGGCGACCGGGTCATGCTCCGCTTCCCGTCGCCGCTGTTCCAGCGATCGGTGGGCCGGCCGCCCTCCCGTTGA